The DNA sequence GCCTCCTGGTGAACTCCTCATACACCGGCCTTTCCACGAGGACGAGTTTTATTGCGTCGCACCTCTGGCCGGCGTAGCTGTGGATCCCCGCCGCCACCCTGTCAGCAGCGTAGTCGAGGTCGGCGTCCGCGAGCACGATGGCTGGATCGCCGCCTCCGAGCTCCATGATGTACTGCTTGATCCCCGCTACGGTCAGCACTCTCTTACCCGTCGCGCTGCTGCCGGTGAGACTGATGACGTCGATCCGCTCGTCCGATACCAGCTTATCGCTCTCCGCGCCCGGCACGGTGAGCACAGCGAAGGATTCGCGGGGGAACCCGGCCTCCTCAACTAGCTTAGCGAAGAGGATGACCGGCACGGGGTCGGCTGATGGGGGCTTCACGACCACCGCGTTGCCAGCTATCACGCTGTAAGTGAACTTCGACACCGTGTCGAAGAGCGGGTAGTTGAAGGGTACGATGGCGAGCACGATGCCGTAGGGCTCCCTCCTCACTACCGCCTCCGTTTCCACAGTCGTGGGATCCCAGTCGCCCGGCGCGTACTCGCCGAAGATTTTCCTCGCGTCGAGATCAGCCCTCCTCAACCTATCGATGCTGGCGTCCACTTCCCCCGCTGCTTGACCCCTCGTCTTCCCGCTGTTCACGATGAGAGCCCACTCTAGATCCTCCCGGTAGCGCTCCATCAAGTCGGCCAGCTTCTCGAGGAGCTCGAGCCTCCTCCAACCGGGCGTATCCCTGATCTGCCACTTACCCATTTGATGCATTCTGCCGAGGGCCCTATCGATCTGCTCCCAGGAGAGTTTCGGGACCTCCGCGATGATTGTCGAGTTGATGGGGGTTTTGACTCGCGTGTACTCCTTGCCCTCAACCCATTCTCCTGCAGCGTAAGCCTTGAACCGGTAAACGCCGTTTACAACCTCGTAGATGCCCGAAAACACTTTCCCGGCTATTTTTAGCATAGTTCTCGCGCAACCTGGAGGGATTTCACTCTTAAACTTGCCGCACGCATCGAAGAGGATTTAAGCAGAGGTGCTGTCTTTGAAATGGTTCGAATGTCGAGGGAGGAGAGGCTCAGCGCGGAAGCGGTGAAGAGGTACTTGAGAGCTGGGTACGTACTCGTGGGTAGGCACTCGGCCGTGGAGGTGTGCAGGTGGACGAAGAGCGCGCTGAAGGGCGGGTATTTGTGCTACAAGCGCTGGTACGGTGTGAGCAGCCACAGGTGCGTCCAGATGACGCCCGTCCTCAACTTCTGCAACTTCGCGTGCGTCTTCTGCTGGAGGCCGCATTTGGAGGGGAGGTTCGAGATACCGGCCGGGTGGGAGTGGGATGAACCGGCCGACATCGTGGAGGGGGCGATCCACGCCCAGAGAAAGCTGCTCGCCGGCTACAAGGGCAACCCGCAGACTACGATGGAGCGGTTCCTCGAGGCGATGTTCCCGAGGCACATGGCGATCAGCCTGGACGGTGAACCGCTCCTCTACCCCAAGCTGGCGGAGCTGATCAAGGAGGTGAAAGCGCGAGGCATGACCGCTTTCCTCGTCACTAACGGCTCCCTCCCCTCGAGGCTCGATGAGCTCCTCAGGAAGGGTGCTGAGCCAACCAACCTGTA is a window from the Thermofilaceae archaeon genome containing:
- the gapN gene encoding NADP-dependent glyceraldehyde-3-phosphate dehydrogenase gives rise to the protein MLKIAGKVFSGIYEVVNGVYRFKAYAAGEWVEGKEYTRVKTPINSTIIAEVPKLSWEQIDRALGRMHQMGKWQIRDTPGWRRLELLEKLADLMERYREDLEWALIVNSGKTRGQAAGEVDASIDRLRRADLDARKIFGEYAPGDWDPTTVETEAVVRREPYGIVLAIVPFNYPLFDTVSKFTYSVIAGNAVVVKPPSADPVPVILFAKLVEEAGFPRESFAVLTVPGAESDKLVSDERIDVISLTGSSATGKRVLTVAGIKQYIMELGGGDPAIVLADADLDYAADRVAAGIHSYAGQRCDAIKLVLVERPVYEEFTRRLVEKLSKVTVGDPRDPETVMGPLIDASAADEMMAAVEDAVSKGGRILHGGRRLGPTLVEPTLIEVKDKAALRQMRLYREEVFAPVALITDFESEDEAIGLANGRRYGLDVAIFGWDMDRIRRLIRFLEFGAVYVNDMPRHGVGYYPFGGRKESGIGREGIAYSVEYVSAYKTIVYNFRGRGVWRYGK